One genomic window of Bdellovibrionota bacterium includes the following:
- a CDS encoding VCBS repeat-containing protein, translating into MNKIRFAIYGFVSIAVGNAFAGMSFDPAVSGPISMGFLPADASPLTVPSAKPVACRRTGSNVQELVFPLEAYRYDSNFNWLGSQTYLVGLASDGGAGLFVDAANTTLAHTADYGNGDIASSDAFCTNLYVPTGSLRSIRRFDRVPESLRFSFDASGGRGTERMSPGFNNTYSVLAGDFDRGGVKNDIVASLLDPNTYAGSFFITNNFSAGTDGVDVGPIGTAGFSEMVAADLFRDGSADDLIASFHGYWIRIFRGNGDGTHELVNELTPGGVASSLAVGDLNGDGLLDLLVGLYSTSVRIFLGDGAGNFAQVENHPLAYTSINQFSLVDLDSDGKLDLLGLQYNQVSFILDKIVIRGLGNSNFFETTQAVMPTASSNWPMELLTADVNGDGKQDVVSFEHDNNLPYPNNSVVVVHLNRSTPPTSTPTCCSNGPGRKRRIK; encoded by the coding sequence ATGAACAAGATCCGTTTCGCTATCTATGGGTTCGTTTCCATTGCTGTCGGCAACGCCTTTGCGGGAATGTCATTTGATCCCGCGGTATCGGGCCCGATCAGCATGGGGTTTTTGCCCGCGGACGCCAGTCCATTGACGGTTCCCTCCGCCAAGCCCGTGGCATGCAGGCGGACGGGATCAAATGTTCAGGAGCTGGTTTTTCCGTTGGAGGCGTATCGTTACGATTCGAACTTCAATTGGCTCGGGTCTCAGACTTATTTGGTGGGATTGGCGTCCGACGGTGGAGCTGGTTTGTTCGTCGACGCGGCTAATACCACGCTCGCGCACACGGCGGACTACGGTAATGGAGACATAGCTTCCTCGGATGCCTTTTGTACGAATCTTTATGTACCCACGGGAAGTCTCCGTTCGATTCGACGATTCGATCGGGTACCGGAGTCGCTCCGCTTTTCTTTTGACGCCAGCGGAGGAAGGGGAACGGAAAGAATGAGCCCCGGGTTCAACAACACGTATTCGGTTTTGGCTGGAGATTTTGACCGCGGCGGAGTGAAAAACGACATCGTGGCCAGCCTTCTCGACCCGAACACGTACGCCGGGTCGTTCTTTATCACGAATAATTTTTCGGCGGGCACGGATGGCGTTGATGTCGGTCCCATTGGGACCGCAGGCTTTTCCGAAATGGTCGCTGCCGATCTTTTTCGAGATGGTTCAGCCGACGACCTGATTGCCTCGTTCCATGGTTATTGGATCCGAATCTTCCGCGGGAACGGCGACGGAACGCACGAACTTGTCAATGAATTGACGCCCGGTGGGGTTGCCAGTAGCCTGGCGGTCGGAGACCTCAATGGAGACGGGCTACTCGATCTTCTGGTTGGACTCTACTCCACATCCGTTAGGATCTTCTTAGGAGACGGCGCGGGAAATTTTGCCCAAGTTGAAAATCATCCCCTTGCGTATACTTCAATCAATCAATTTTCACTCGTGGACCTAGATAGCGACGGCAAACTGGACCTTCTCGGCCTCCAATACAATCAAGTATCGTTCATTCTCGACAAAATCGTTATTCGAGGACTCGGAAACAGCAACTTTTTCGAAACCACGCAGGCGGTAATGCCGACGGCAAGTTCCAATTGGCCGATGGAACTCTTGACGGCGGATGTCAACGGGGACGGAAAACAGGACGTTGTATCATTTGAGCACGATAACAATCTCCCTTACCCGAACAATAGCGTCGTCGTCGTACACTTGAATCGTTCCACCCCGCCCACTTCGACACCTACTTGTTGCAGTAACGGCCCCGGTCGTAAGCGAAGAATTAAGTAG